A stretch of the Haloarcula ordinaria genome encodes the following:
- a CDS encoding GIY-YIG nuclease family protein yields MTTTRSPHHHVYVLRCSDDTFYTGYTTDVERRVGEHDAGEGAKYTRGRTPVELVHVESYESRSAAMRREYEIKQLSRAQKERLVES; encoded by the coding sequence ATGACCACCACGCGGAGCCCCCACCACCACGTCTACGTCTTGCGGTGCAGTGACGACACGTTTTACACCGGCTACACCACCGACGTCGAGCGGCGCGTCGGCGAACACGACGCCGGCGAGGGCGCGAAGTACACCCGCGGCCGGACCCCAGTCGAACTCGTCCACGTCGAGTCCTACGAGAGCCGCTCTGCGGCCATGCGCCGGGAGTACGAGATAAAACAGCTCTCCCGGGCCCAGAAGGAGCGACTGGTCGAGTCGTAA
- a CDS encoding DUF7563 family protein — protein MPECNHCGAHVSDQFARVFADETGSIRACPNCSANAGIAEVSRQRAHQV, from the coding sequence ATGCCTGAATGTAACCACTGCGGCGCACACGTCTCGGACCAGTTCGCCCGCGTATTCGCCGACGAGACCGGCTCCATCAGGGCGTGCCCGAACTGCTCGGCGAACGCTGGCATCGCCGAGGTGTCGAGACAGCGCGCCCACCAAGTGTGA
- a CDS encoding phosphoglucomutase/phosphomannomutase family protein, which produces MAHDTHADDAAAIEFGTDGWRATLDLFTEPRVRMVGQAAASYLRDEGETGPVLVGYDARDTSRGFAEALADVLTANGFDVTLPTRDTPTPVVAWTARNEGYAAALQITASHNPPEYNGVKFLAGDGAPTLPEVTEQIEANLAEPDSLPEDEHGTVTETDLIEPYLDHALEYADADLEGLTVAHDAMHGSGRGVTDELLRRAGAETVTLRDELDPEFGGGAPEPEAENVEELIELVASGEASVGFVNDGDSDRIGVVTPERGFLDPNLFLAAMYDFLLESRTGPVVRTVSTSSIVDRVAEAHDEEVFETAVGFKWVAQALAEHDALFGGEESGGFGLTDHVRNKDGVLLSLLAAAAEHEESLDARVDRLLAEHGEIHQGRISVDCPDDRKDPVLGALEEQIPDSVAGEPVDGVNTIDGFKLRLEDGTWLLVRPSGTEPKLRVYAEAGSTDRVEELLASGRELVEPLV; this is translated from the coding sequence ATGGCTCACGACACCCACGCAGACGACGCTGCCGCTATCGAGTTCGGCACCGACGGCTGGCGCGCGACGCTCGATCTCTTTACCGAACCCCGGGTTCGGATGGTCGGGCAGGCCGCTGCATCGTATCTCCGCGACGAGGGCGAGACCGGCCCGGTCCTCGTCGGCTACGACGCCCGGGACACCTCCCGGGGATTCGCCGAGGCGCTCGCGGACGTCCTGACCGCGAACGGCTTCGACGTCACGCTCCCCACGCGGGACACGCCCACGCCGGTCGTCGCCTGGACGGCCCGCAACGAGGGGTACGCCGCCGCCCTCCAGATCACCGCGAGTCACAACCCCCCCGAGTACAACGGCGTGAAGTTCCTCGCCGGCGACGGCGCGCCGACGCTCCCCGAGGTCACCGAGCAGATCGAAGCGAACCTCGCCGAACCCGACTCGCTCCCCGAGGACGAGCACGGCACGGTCACCGAGACGGACCTCATCGAACCCTACCTCGACCACGCGCTGGAGTACGCCGACGCCGACCTCGAGGGCCTCACCGTCGCACACGACGCGATGCACGGCAGCGGCCGCGGGGTCACCGACGAACTGCTGCGCCGGGCCGGCGCCGAGACGGTGACGCTACGCGACGAGCTCGACCCCGAGTTCGGTGGCGGCGCGCCCGAACCGGAGGCCGAGAACGTCGAGGAACTCATCGAGCTGGTCGCCAGCGGCGAGGCGAGCGTCGGGTTCGTCAACGACGGCGACTCCGACCGCATCGGCGTCGTCACGCCCGAGCGGGGCTTCCTCGACCCGAACCTCTTCCTCGCCGCGATGTACGACTTCCTGCTCGAGTCCCGCACTGGCCCCGTGGTCCGGACCGTCTCGACCTCGAGCATCGTCGACCGGGTCGCCGAGGCCCACGACGAGGAGGTCTTCGAGACCGCGGTCGGGTTCAAGTGGGTCGCACAGGCGCTTGCCGAACACGACGCGCTGTTCGGCGGCGAGGAGTCCGGCGGCTTCGGGCTGACCGACCACGTCCGGAACAAGGACGGCGTCCTCCTCTCGCTGCTGGCCGCCGCGGCCGAACACGAGGAGTCGCTGGACGCCCGCGTGGACCGACTCCTCGCCGAACACGGCGAGATTCACCAGGGTCGCATCAGCGTCGATTGCCCGGACGACCGCAAGGACCCGGTGCTCGGTGCCCTGGAAGAGCAGATTCCCGACTCGGTGGCCGGCGAACCCGTCGACGGCGTCAACACCATCGACGGCTTCAAGCTCCGGCTCGAGGACGGGACCTGGCTCCTTGTCCGTCCGTCTGGCACCGAACCGAAGCTCCGGGTGTACGCCGAAGCGGGGAGCACCGACCGCGTCGAGGAGCTGCTCGCCAGCGGCCGCGAACTGGTCGAACCCCTCGTTTAA